TGGAGACGTTTGAGTATCGCAGCAAGCTGCCTCCCAGTTTGTTGAAGCAGAGGACGCATGTGGAGGACAAGGGAGATGCGATTGTGGTGACGGACGAAGCGGCATCGCCCATCGCGTTGCCCGAAGGTGCGCCGGGCGGCAAAGCGAAACGGAGTTTGAAGCTACAAGATGCCGAGGGACTAACCCAGAGTTACAACCCCCATTATCAACTGATGCCGGAATATGAGGCCGGAACCGTAACCTGGAGCTTCGATGTGATGGCAAAAGAAGATGCGCCGTGGTATGCGGAAATGCGTTCGCCAACGGAAGGCCCCGATTACAAAGTAGGCCCCAGACTATCCTGGAAAAACGGCAAACTCATGGCCGGATTGGGAGACAAGTTGAAGGTGCTTGATTTGCCCGCAGGAAAGTGGGCACGGATCGAAACCACGGCGGTCTTGGGTTCGGGTAAATGGGATTTGGTGGTGACCGCCGAAGACGGAACCAAGGTGATCCACGAAGGGTTGGCTGCCCAAGAGGGTTGGGCCGTGGCCAATGTGGTTTTGTGGAGTTCAATGGGGACGACGAATACGGCGGTGTATTTGGACAATTTGAGGTTGTTCAGAAAATAGCAACGCCAATACTTAGTCCACCGGCCAGTCAATTCCTATCGAGTGGAGTTGACTGGTCATTTCTTTGAGATCCCAGAGGATGATGGAACCATCTTCGAGCTGCATGCCGAGGACGGGCTGTTTTTTGTCGAACGTGATGGCGGTGTAGTGCGTGCCTGGTTGCGGGGCGGGCGTGGCGAGTTGGGCAAGCAGGTGTCCATCGCGGACCCGGTAGATCATCGCCCCGGTTTGATTGAGGACGGCGAGGAGTTTGCTATCGGGCGACCAGGCTCCGAGGGAGGCGGGTTCATGGTTGTCGATATTGCGCAAGGGGCGGCCGCTGGCGATGTCCCAGAGGGTGGTGTTGCGCCGGGAAACGGTGGCGAGGGTGCGACCATCCGGGGAGATGGTGAGCGAACTGGCGTGTTCATCGACGGGAAGGTCGTAGAGGGGCGCGGGCGTGGGCTTGAGGGTCCAGAGCCTGACGCCGGGTTTTTGAAAACTGCTGGTGGCGGCGTGGGTGCCATCGTTGGTGAGAGCGATGGAGTAGGGATTTTTTTGGGGGAGGTTGAGCATGCGGGGTTTCGGTCCCGTCTGCGAAAGAACAAAGCGGTGTTGGGGGCTTTCGAGAAGAGCGAGCAGGGGTGGGTTTGTCGGGGTGGCGGAGAAGAGCACTTTGCCGATGTATTGTTGTTGGGTCAGGTCAACGGGCGGGGTTTGGCGGGATCGAAGTTGATCGAAGTTGAGGGAACGCAAGCCGGAGTTCCACCCGCAGGTTTGCAGGCCGGTGGCGGTGAGTTGAGCACCGAGCCATTCGGTGCCGGTTTTGGGGACGAGCAGTTGCGAGCTGCTTTGCTGAAAGTCCCAGAGATGGGCGCCTTGTTCGGTGATCCACACGACGAGTCCACGTTCAGCATCGAGATCGATGGTGGGAAAGGTTTCGCGTCGACCGGAAGGGCTGTCGCTGAAGAGCAACCGCACGCCGGTGGGAAAGGTGACTTTGGCGTGCCTTGAGGTGCCGTCGGCATTTTTCCAAGTGAGACCCTGGCCGTCGCTGTCCCAGGTGAGGGTTTGACCGGCGGGGATGTAGAAGTCGCCCATGACGAGATCCTGACGGCGTTCGAGGTCCCAAAGATGCAGGGAACCTTCGTCGGTGAGGCAGGCGATGTGCCGTTCTTGAGGATGCCAGGTGAAGCTTTGGGTAGCGCTGTCGCGTCCGCGGACGTGGGGCTGGAGGAAGGTTTGACCGGCCTCCCAGAGATAGGTGTTTTTGGCGGAACAGCCGAGCGCGAGTCGGTCGCCGGAGGGGTTCCATTGGAGGGCGGTGGCGCGATCTTGCAGTTCGAGGGTGGCTTCGAGTTGGCCGTCCTGATTGAAGATTTGCACGCGTCGGGACTGATCGCTGACGACGGCTTTGCGATGGCTGGCGGGTGAGGTGTGACTTTTCGCCGGGGAGGACAGGGTATACGCGGCGCTGTTATGGGCGGGCAGGGGGCCATCGACGGTAAGATCGGCAAGGGCAAAAGCGCGGAGGACCAGCGAGCGAAGGGTTTCTCCTGGATGGGATTGCCATTCTTCGCGCAACAAGCTGAGGGCCTCCCGACGGTTGCCTGCGCGACGGGTGTCGAGAAGCAGGCGGATGTGGTCGAGACGTTCGAGGTGGCGGCGTTGGGTGGAGAGTTGATGTTCGGCGGTGGTGCGGATCTGCCGGGCTTGTTCGAATTGTTGTTGGGAAACGAGGATGAAACTGAGGGAAATGATGACGGCGAGCGCCGTGGTGAGGATGAGGGCGGTGGCGAGCGGGTTGCGTCGGATGAGGCGGCTGAGTCGGGTAAGCGGGGTGAGGCGGCGGACGCTGACACTGCGGCCTTGAAGCCAGGCGTTGAGGTCTTGTTCGAGCGCGGCGGCGGTGGGGTAGCGATCGGCGGGTTCGGGTTCGAGGCATTTGCGGGTGATCCGCCAGAGGTCGAGGGAGATGCCGCGACGGGTGAGGGGTTCGGCTTTGCCCAACTGAGCAAGTTCGAGGGTGGTGGTGAGGGTATCGCTTTTGAAAGGTGGTTCGCCCGCGAGGAGATGGTAGAGGATGGCACCAAGGGAAAAGATGTCGGCGGCGGCGGAGGGGGCGCGGCCTTGGGCGACTTCAGGAGCGGAGTAGCCGGGGGTGCCCAGGGCGGCGAGGGAGCGGCTGAAGTTGGGGTTGCGATCGTCGGCGCGAGCAAGACCAAAATCGCCTAGCATGGGGACGTTTTTTTCGTCGAGAAGAATGTTCTGAGGTTTGAGATCGCGATGGAGGATGCCGTGGTCGTGAGCGTATTGGACGGCGGAACTGATAGTGAGCAGTATCTGCGCAGCTTCCCGGGGTTCGAGGGCACCGGATTGCTGGAGGAGGTCGGCAAGGGTGCCACCTTCCGCGAGCTTCATGGCAAACCAAGGTTGCTCGGGATCGTCGCCCACTTCGTAGATGGGAAGGATGCCGGGATGGTCTAGCAGAGAGAGCAGGCGGGCTTCCTGGGCGAAACGTTTGATAAGGGACGCGCGCTGACTGCCACTGCTGACGGAGGGGATTTTCAGAGCAACGGCACGGAGGGTGTTTTCATGGAAGGCCAGAAAGACTTCGCCCATGCCGCCTTCGCCGAGCGGTGAGTCGATGACATAGGGTCCGATACGATGTTGCCCGCTGAGGCTGGTGGCTTTGAGAAGACATGCAGCGCAGACGAGGCGGGGATGAGCCTGAGGAAGCGGTGTGCCACAACGAGAGCAGCAAACGCTTTGGGACGTTTGCCGGTCGGTGCTCATGCGGAGGGACCTCCGAGGATTTCCGAGATGTAGACGAGTTCGGCCTCAAGTTCGACGTCGTTGGCAACGGTGCGTTGCACTTCCTCACGGAGTAGTTCACGAAAACGGCGGCGCATGCGGAAGACGCGGGTTTTGAGAGCAGTGACGGTGATGCCTAGTTGGGCTGCGATTTCGCGTTGGGGAACGGTGGCATCACCATTGACGAGCGCGGTGGTGAGATCGGCGTCGATCCCCTGTTGTTGGGTTTCTTTTTCAAGCCGGGTCATGCTGTGAGAAACCACGGTTTGCGCCCATTCGAGGTCAAACAACCGGGCGTGATCGGCATCGGGCGTGGCGTTTTCCTGATCCACTGCCTCAAGGGAAAGGGCGATCTTGCCGCCGCCGCGTTTTTTGGCGCTGGCTTTTCGATGCACTTTCTGGACGTGATGACGCAGGGCTCCGAGAAGGTAGGCGCGGAAGCGGCCCTGGCCTTCATCGGCGCGGTCGAGGGATCGGCTTTCGAAAAAGTTGAGAAAAAAATCCTGGGCGACATCTTCTGCTTCGGTTTCAGAGATGCCCATACGCCGCAGGTAATCGCAGATGGGACGCCAGTAGAGCTGATAGAGCTCGCTGAGCGCCTCCCGCCTTGGCTCGGGAGCGGCTGAGGCGCTGCGAACCAGCGACCACCGGGTGGTAGCGAAGTGGGCGTTCATGGACAAGTCGCGAAAATTTCCGTCGCTTGCTGCCTGGACGCTTCACGACGGTCATTCTCTCTATGCCACCTGCACGAATAGGGAGCAACCTTGGATGTGTTAAGTCTTTCACGATGAGGCGTTTGAACACTTGTCCATGATGTCAGAACTTGACGGTGGCGCTGATGCTCACGTTGTGGTTGGGGTCGTTGCGACCGAGATCGGCGTTGTAATAAAGATTGGCATAGAACCTTTGGCCGATTTGTAATCCGAGGCCGGCTCCGATGAACAAGGCGTCTTTGTCGTCGCGTTCGCTTTCGTAAGTGAAGTCGGGGCCGTTGCCGCCATCAAGACTGGCATTGAGGCTGTCGCCGTCGAGGAACTCATGCTGCCAGAAGGCGCGCAGTTCGGGGATGATCGCAACGCGGTCGGTGGCCTGGATGGTGTAGGCAACGCGGGCGCCGAGATGACTGCGTAGGCTGTCGGATTCGGGGTCGTTCATGCGCAAGTTGAGGCTGTCGGCTCCGCTTTCGATGAAGGAGTTGAGCGAGACTTTGCTGTATTGAAGACTGGCTTGCGGGCCGAAGGTCCAGTTGCCGCGACGGAAGTCGTAACCACCGCCGAGCAATGCAAAGAACTCGTGACCATCGGGTTCGCTGCTGGCGCTGCGGTTGAGCGTGGCGAACTGGATGGGGCGGTTGATGTCGTAGTCGACGGTGCCGATGCCGAGGGCGGTGTTGAGATAAAAATGGCCGATGTCGATGGTGGCGTAGGCACCGAAGAGGATGCGTTCGAGGTCGATCTCGCCGCCGTTGTCGTAGTCGCCCCAACCTTCGCTATAGCCGGCAAAGATGCCGAGGGCGAAATGGTCGGAGAGGGCGTAGTCGGCTCCGGCGATGAAGGTGCCAGATTCAAAATTTTCGCCGGGGGCGAGGGAGAGGCCGCCGCTGCTGAAGAGGCCACTGCCCTGGAACCAGGTGGACCATCGGTAGTCTTCGGAATCAGGTTGGATCTGGGGGGCGGAGATGGCTTTGACAGATTTGGGATTTTTTGCGCCATCCACCGTGGTGCTCATTCGTTGACCCAGCTGCGGCTGGGTGGCGCGTTGACCGAGACGGCGGGCACTGAGTTGTTGATGGAGCAGTTGACCCTGGCTGTGGGAAAGTTCGATGGCGGTGCTGAGGGCGGCGTCGTGGAAGCCGGGCATGATGGCTTCGAAGGCTTGCGGATATTGCTCTTCGCGCAGAAGATCGAGGGCAAGGGTGACGGCGCCGATGTCGCCGGACTCGATGCCGAT
The Phragmitibacter flavus genome window above contains:
- a CDS encoding RNA polymerase sigma factor, whose protein sequence is MNAHFATTRWSLVRSASAAPEPRREALSELYQLYWRPICDYLRRMGISETEAEDVAQDFFLNFFESRSLDRADEGQGRFRAYLLGALRHHVQKVHRKASAKKRGGGKIALSLEAVDQENATPDADHARLFDLEWAQTVVSHSMTRLEKETQQQGIDADLTTALVNGDATVPQREIAAQLGITVTALKTRVFRMRRRFRELLREEVQRTVANDVELEAELVYISEILGGPSA
- a CDS encoding WD40 repeat domain-containing serine/threonine protein kinase, which translates into the protein MSTDRQTSQSVCCSRCGTPLPQAHPRLVCAACLLKATSLSGQHRIGPYVIDSPLGEGGMGEVFLAFHENTLRAVALKIPSVSSGSQRASLIKRFAQEARLLSLLDHPGILPIYEVGDDPEQPWFAMKLAEGGTLADLLQQSGALEPREAAQILLTISSAVQYAHDHGILHRDLKPQNILLDEKNVPMLGDFGLARADDRNPNFSRSLAALGTPGYSAPEVAQGRAPSAAADIFSLGAILYHLLAGEPPFKSDTLTTTLELAQLGKAEPLTRRGISLDLWRITRKCLEPEPADRYPTAAALEQDLNAWLQGRSVSVRRLTPLTRLSRLIRRNPLATALILTTALAVIISLSFILVSQQQFEQARQIRTTAEHQLSTQRRHLERLDHIRLLLDTRRAGNRREALSLLREEWQSHPGETLRSLVLRAFALADLTVDGPLPAHNSAAYTLSSPAKSHTSPASHRKAVVSDQSRRVQIFNQDGQLEATLELQDRATALQWNPSGDRLALGCSAKNTYLWEAGQTFLQPHVRGRDSATQSFTWHPQERHIACLTDEGSLHLWDLERRQDLVMGDFYIPAGQTLTWDSDGQGLTWKNADGTSRHAKVTFPTGVRLLFSDSPSGRRETFPTIDLDAERGLVVWITEQGAHLWDFQQSSSQLLVPKTGTEWLGAQLTATGLQTCGWNSGLRSLNFDQLRSRQTPPVDLTQQQYIGKVLFSATPTNPPLLALLESPQHRFVLSQTGPKPRMLNLPQKNPYSIALTNDGTHAATSSFQKPGVRLWTLKPTPAPLYDLPVDEHASSLTISPDGRTLATVSRRNTTLWDIASGRPLRNIDNHEPASLGAWSPDSKLLAVLNQTGAMIYRVRDGHLLAQLATPAPQPGTHYTAITFDKKQPVLGMQLEDGSIILWDLKEMTSQLHSIGIDWPVD